A stretch of the Longimicrobium sp. genome encodes the following:
- a CDS encoding TonB-dependent receptor, whose product MIDPHTGTHERAHRLTRAILLAALMGIGGAGAADAQTQPARRDTAAAPVVMDTISVTGRIDDLIGIAGTASEGYVGAADLRSRPITREGELLETVPGVIVTQHSGEGKANQYFVRGFNLDHGTDFQTRIEGMPVNMPTHGHGQGWTDLNFLIPELVDHLEYKLGVYHAELGDFGSAGGAVFHLVRRLDRPFATVSGGQNGLARVAAGASAPVGAGDFLVAVEAKSYDGPWEMGQDLRKLSGVARYSWERGPSRFSLLGMAYRSRWNATDQIPARAVASGLVGRFGQIEEDDGGDSERFSLAGSWSRTLPGAVQQVQVYGIHSDLDLYSNFTYYLDDPAQGDQFNQVDRRSVLGVDAKHAHDVRGLGAAHLLSVGLQARTDGIGGLGLHRTRAQERVGTVREDRVRQSSTGVFLEADSRWSSRFRTVLGLRADGYAFDVESDRAENSGRRAAGIVSPKASLIFSPSRQTELYLSGGYGFHSNDARGTTITVDPISGDPAARVDPLVRSRGAELGIRAAPVQGLRSTLTVWGLELDSELLFVGDAGATEPSATSRRSGVTWANFYRPIPSLSIDADVSFARARLADVPVEESRIPGALENVFAGGIAWMPERGLTGALRLRHFGAYPLIEDNSVRADPATLFNAEAGYAFASGLRVEATVLNLLDSNASDIQYYYASRLPGEPAGGVEDVHFHPVEPRQLRLSLHWAF is encoded by the coding sequence ATGATCGATCCACACACAGGAACACACGAGCGAGCGCACCGTCTGACGAGGGCGATCCTGCTCGCGGCGCTGATGGGCATCGGTGGCGCGGGCGCGGCTGACGCGCAGACGCAGCCGGCGAGGCGCGACACGGCCGCGGCACCGGTGGTGATGGACACCATCAGCGTCACGGGCCGCATCGACGACTTGATCGGCATCGCGGGCACCGCGTCGGAGGGCTACGTGGGCGCGGCGGACCTTCGCTCGCGCCCCATCACGCGAGAGGGTGAGCTGCTGGAGACGGTGCCCGGGGTGATCGTCACCCAGCACTCGGGCGAGGGAAAGGCGAACCAGTACTTCGTCCGCGGCTTCAACCTGGACCACGGGACGGATTTCCAGACGCGGATCGAAGGGATGCCCGTCAACATGCCCACGCACGGCCACGGGCAGGGGTGGACGGACCTGAACTTCCTGATCCCGGAGCTGGTGGATCACCTGGAATACAAGCTGGGCGTCTACCACGCCGAGCTGGGTGACTTCGGCAGCGCGGGCGGCGCCGTGTTCCACCTGGTGCGCCGGCTGGACCGCCCCTTCGCCACCGTATCCGGCGGGCAGAACGGCCTGGCGCGCGTGGCGGCGGGCGCATCGGCCCCGGTGGGTGCCGGCGACTTCCTCGTCGCGGTGGAAGCGAAGTCGTACGACGGGCCGTGGGAGATGGGGCAGGACCTGCGCAAGCTCAGCGGCGTGGCGCGGTATTCGTGGGAGCGCGGGCCGTCGCGGTTCTCGCTGCTGGGGATGGCGTACCGCAGCCGGTGGAACGCGACGGACCAGATTCCCGCCCGCGCGGTGGCGAGCGGGTTGGTGGGCCGGTTCGGGCAGATCGAGGAGGATGACGGCGGAGATTCGGAGCGCTTCAGCCTGGCGGGCTCGTGGAGCCGCACACTGCCGGGCGCGGTGCAGCAGGTGCAGGTGTACGGCATCCATTCCGACCTGGACCTGTACTCCAACTTCACCTACTATCTGGACGACCCGGCGCAGGGAGACCAGTTCAACCAGGTGGACCGGCGCTCGGTGCTGGGGGTGGACGCCAAGCACGCGCATGACGTCCGCGGCCTGGGCGCCGCGCACCTGCTCTCCGTGGGACTGCAGGCCCGCACGGACGGCATCGGCGGGCTGGGGCTGCACCGGACCCGCGCACAGGAGCGCGTCGGGACGGTGCGGGAAGACCGCGTCCGGCAGTCCTCGACGGGCGTTTTCCTGGAGGCGGATTCCCGCTGGAGCTCGCGCTTCCGCACGGTGCTGGGCCTGCGCGCGGACGGCTACGCGTTCGACGTCGAGAGCGACCGGGCGGAGAACTCGGGGCGTCGTGCGGCGGGCATCGTCAGCCCCAAGGCATCGCTCATCTTCTCTCCGTCGCGGCAGACGGAGCTGTACCTGAGCGGCGGATACGGATTTCACAGCAACGACGCGCGCGGCACCACCATCACCGTCGATCCCATCAGCGGCGATCCGGCGGCGCGGGTGGATCCCCTCGTGCGCTCCCGCGGGGCGGAGCTCGGCATCCGGGCGGCGCCCGTGCAGGGCCTGCGCTCCACGCTGACGGTGTGGGGGCTGGAGCTGGACAGCGAGCTGCTGTTCGTGGGCGACGCGGGGGCGACGGAGCCCAGCGCGACGAGCAGGCGGAGCGGCGTGACCTGGGCCAACTTCTACCGGCCGATCCCATCGCTTTCCATTGACGCCGACGTGTCGTTCGCGCGGGCGCGGCTGGCGGACGTGCCGGTGGAGGAGAGCCGGATTCCCGGCGCGCTGGAGAACGTCTTCGCCGGCGGCATCGCCTGGATGCCGGAGCGGGGGCTGACTGGCGCGCTGCGGCTGCGGCACTTCGGGGCGTACCCGCTGATCGAGGACAACAGCGTCCGCGCGGACCCGGCGACGCTCTTCAACGCGGAAGCCGGCTACGCCTTCGCCTCGGGGCTGCGGGTGGAGGCCAC